The region atcagaTTTCTGTCTTGTCTGCATACAACtggaagctgaaacaaacagaaaagagtgGATGTTACTGTAATAAAAACTTGTCATCCGGCCCACATGCTGGATGTTTGGAGTCCGcccctcctctgctgtttgtggGCGTGTCCTGCCGGTGGGACGAGCCTCTGTTGACAGTAGTAAagcctccaaacacacacacaccctccgTCGGACACACACTTCACTTCTCACTCTCTCCCCAGTCCAGCTTTACGCGTCTCCTCCAGTTTTGCGCGTCTTTTGCGCACCGCCGCGCCGCTCCGGAGCTCCGAGCTGACCAGAGCTGAAGCCGAACTTCACCCACACCGggaggaaaaaattaaataaaacaaaaatacacacaaacaaacggGAATATGGCGACGAAGTCTGTGGATTGTCTGAATCTGTCCGAGGAGCAGCTCAAACTGCTGGAGGACAGTTTCAAAGGCTGCAAACATCCGGACGGGGCGACGCTGATGTTGGTGGCTGCTGAGTGCGGACTGTCAGAGGAGGACACACAGGTGAGTGAACCGGGCCAACACCGAGCCAACACCGAGCCAACACCCCCTCTGTCTGTCCAGGGTTTGGAGCTCGGTCGTTGTTTTTGGCACATTTACGTGCTCGGACAGGTTAcgcagcatttttattttttccatttggcTGAACGTGGAGAGCTGAAGGAGATTCTTCTGCAGTTATTTATGATCTAAATTCTCTGATATCTTTACAAAGACTCATGGCAGCTGTTTCCATCAGAGTCTCTGCGCTTCATTCAGTGTTCAGATTTGAAACGACCGCTTTTCTCAGGGCTGGAGGAGGATTTTAATCAAAAAGAATAATGTTACCAGACTCCAGTCC is a window of Echeneis naucrates chromosome 10, fEcheNa1.1, whole genome shotgun sequence DNA encoding:
- the hopx gene encoding homeodomain-only protein yields the protein MATKSVDCLNLSEEQLKLLEDSFKGCKHPDGATLMLVAAECGLSEEDTQKWFKLRNAQWRQAEGLPAELGSVLD